A part of Desulfomicrobium macestii genomic DNA contains:
- a CDS encoding YceI family protein codes for MEHSSVGFRIRHIVGYVPGVFSRFSGQVEYDAAAPEKSQFYFLIDSSSVHTGVPARDDHLRSPDFLDVEKSPRMIFASRKVVLEEGGVLAVTGDLTIRDVTAEVRVPLRVLGIAPHPFTDKMPGTRVLGLHAAFSINRLDFHVGSEEWTRMGVMGETIDLTIDMELLQR; via the coding sequence ATGGAGCATTCTTCCGTGGGTTTCCGGATTCGTCATATCGTGGGCTATGTGCCCGGCGTCTTCAGTCGGTTTTCCGGCCAGGTCGAGTATGATGCAGCCGCGCCCGAGAAAAGCCAGTTCTATTTTTTGATCGACAGTTCAAGCGTTCATACCGGCGTACCCGCTCGTGACGATCATCTGCGCAGCCCGGATTTTCTGGACGTGGAAAAGTCGCCCCGGATGATTTTCGCTTCCAGAAAAGTGGTCCTCGAAGAAGGCGGCGTCCTCGCCGTCACCGGAGACCTGACCATCCGCGACGTGACCGCCGAGGTCAGGGTTCCGCTGCGGGTGCTCGGCATCGCACCTCATCCCTTCACGGACAAGATGCCCGGCACCAGGGTGCTCGGCCTGCATGCCGCGTTTTCCATAAACCGCCTGGATTTCCACGTGGGCTCCGAGGAATGGACCCGGATGGGTGTCATGGGCGAAACCATTGATCTGACTATCGACATGGAGCTGCTGCAACGCTAG
- a CDS encoding ATP-binding cassette domain-containing protein, translating to MDSLEIHLRHVDVDLGTARILHDLNLTLGGREHFAVLGDNGAGKTTLLRLLVGELWPSQRSSGQRIYRLFGEESSSPIGVRPHVRLVTPSMADWYLRHDLRVPVWEIICAGLHNTPFLYHEPAEAEREKARALGLEMGLGLVLDRPMRAVSTGQAKRALLARALIASPKLLAVDELTQGLDRQGQLKLLDALNRIAATGRTRLLVSGHGLLPVPEEVRGRIYLEHGRLVDRPAQVRPGTLELPQGQAASARSGAVVELESCTVVMEGRAAVDNLSWTVNSGECWGVLGHNGGGKSTLLQLVTGYRRPWPGGEARWFGRSGLTRMAQIRGRIGILAPWIGERIEPKATCRDVLLSGRCDGLGVHRGLSETQVSQTRELARAWGMEDWLDRPLGSLSYGQARQVMLGRAVVHGPELLVLDEPFSGLDASWQARMVELLRHWADQGRTLVLATHSPEYMDELLTHGLILDQGRLVAATEWSALRQTPAFAALFESAERLAGGS from the coding sequence ATGGACAGTCTTGAGATTCATCTTCGGCACGTCGATGTGGATTTGGGCACAGCCCGCATCCTGCACGACCTGAACCTGACCCTTGGTGGTCGTGAACATTTCGCCGTTCTCGGCGACAACGGGGCGGGCAAGACTACCTTGCTGCGCCTGCTGGTCGGCGAGCTGTGGCCTTCGCAGCGAAGCTCCGGCCAGCGCATCTACCGCCTTTTCGGGGAAGAATCGTCGTCGCCCATCGGCGTGCGTCCGCATGTGCGCCTGGTCACGCCTTCCATGGCGGATTGGTACCTGCGCCACGACCTGCGCGTGCCGGTCTGGGAAATCATCTGCGCCGGGCTGCACAACACCCCCTTTCTCTATCACGAACCTGCCGAGGCCGAACGCGAAAAGGCGCGCGCCCTGGGTCTTGAAATGGGTTTGGGGCTGGTCCTGGATCGTCCCATGCGGGCGGTATCCACGGGTCAGGCCAAACGCGCGCTTCTGGCCCGGGCGCTCATCGCCTCTCCAAAACTGCTCGCTGTCGATGAACTGACCCAGGGGCTGGACCGGCAAGGGCAGCTGAAGCTGCTCGACGCGCTGAACCGCATCGCGGCCACGGGCCGCACCCGCCTCCTGGTCAGTGGTCACGGCCTGCTGCCGGTGCCCGAAGAGGTCCGGGGACGGATATATCTTGAGCACGGACGTCTGGTGGATCGACCAGCGCAGGTACGACCCGGCACCCTGGAACTGCCCCAGGGGCAGGCCGCCTCGGCCCGCTCGGGTGCCGTGGTCGAGCTTGAATCCTGCACCGTGGTCATGGAAGGCCGCGCTGCCGTGGACAACCTGAGCTGGACGGTCAACAGCGGTGAATGCTGGGGCGTGCTCGGGCACAATGGCGGGGGCAAATCGACTCTGCTGCAGCTTGTCACCGGATATCGACGGCCCTGGCCGGGAGGCGAGGCGAGGTGGTTCGGACGTTCGGGGCTCACGCGCATGGCGCAGATCCGGGGCCGCATAGGCATTCTGGCTCCCTGGATCGGGGAGCGCATCGAGCCCAAAGCCACCTGCCGCGACGTGCTGCTTTCGGGCCGGTGCGACGGATTGGGCGTGCATCGCGGCCTTTCCGAGACGCAAGTCAGCCAGACGCGGGAGCTGGCCCGGGCCTGGGGCATGGAGGACTGGCTGGACCGGCCACTGGGTTCGCTTTCCTACGGTCAGGCGCGGCAGGTCATGCTGGGTCGCGCCGTTGTGCATGGTCCGGAACTCTTGGTCCTGGACGAACCTTTTTCCGGCCTCGACGCCTCCTGGCAGGCGCGCATGGTCGAACTGCTTCGGCACTGGGCCGACCAGGGGCGCACCCTGGTGCTGGCCACCCACTCTCCGGAGTACATGGACGAGCTGCTGACCCACGGACTCATCCTCGACCAGGGACGGCTCGTGGCCGCCACGGAATGGTCCGCATTGCGGCAGACTCCCGCCTTTGCCGCTCTTTTCGAAAGCGCGGAGCGGCTGGCAGGCGGATCATGA